The Podospora pseudocomata strain CBS 415.72m chromosome 3, whole genome shotgun sequence genome window below encodes:
- a CDS encoding hypothetical protein (EggNog:ENOG503P1X5) yields MAPPIWLVLRGIKEGSETSSSAAAERRNPSYSEPLVGMVISVILAMVSLVIISSFLTQRYLAVKLWSRLPFVQYLVFAIYADSFLFVFATGILQFGFGVGYSVSVCESAILLCLACYVTTKLIYMFLVEKAFIIRSGSKRRRMTSKLYLFNSFGMIGVYCVVVVMNFIYRITRVENGQCIIGMRKEAMIPLISFDLLVNIYLTLVFLIPLSRTYTWKNFVHTPGSRRLRTVAMRTFVGCVCTLTSSVVNLSVLMALDGEPGWVCLMCCNSDILFSAIVIQWVTSRDSTSSAASTDSVSGGASRPRSQHNNHTSHGGEELAGLDNSHHRCNVNNRQKDSLEGDKKQQARNKSLNRKGLVSSTDAIVADAAEMSINHAEFGGDGDVSPRSTEVNTVCYDDGRDKETNRRPYTSGSLTRTTTTTTTNNPHDDDGAAAGRFPRLPPALATSTVRHHTSEVRVDVDYGATSLSSREIADGEEARLGNSIVIGSGTSVCGVTDVTGGGRWTKQPPAWSPGTGPGL; encoded by the exons ATGGCTCCCCCGATATGGCTCGTCTTGCGAGGCATCAAGGAAGGGAGCGagacctcgtcctcggcggcggcggagagaaGGAACCCTTCGTACAGCGAGCCGTTGGTTGGCATGGTCATAAGTGTCATCCTGGCCATGGTCTCGCTAGTTATTATCTCCTCGTTTCTGA CCCAAAGGTATCTGGCGGTTAAGCTCTGGAGCAGACTCCCTTTTGTTCAATACT TGGTGTTCGCTATCTATGCTGATTCCTTTCTGTTTGTGTTTGCTACTGGCATACTCCagtttggttttggtgtgGGATACTCGGTATCAGTGTGCGAATCAGCCATTCTATTATGTCTGGCTTGCTATGTAACGACAAAG CTTATCTACATGTTTCTGGTCGAAAAAGCC TTCATCATACGATCAGGCTCCAAGAGAAGGCGCATGACGTCGAAGCTCTATCTGTTCAACTCGTTCGGCATGATCG GGGTTTATTGCGTTGTTGTCGTTATGAACTTCATCTA TCGCATCACGAGGGTGGAAAACGGCCAATGCATAATAGGCATGAGGAAGGAAGCCATGATCCCTCTGATAAGCTTCGATCTGCTCGTCAAT ATATATCTTACCTTGGTATTCTTAATACCATTATCCA GAACGTACACGTGGAAGAACTTTGTCCACACACCTGGCAGTCGACGTCTCCGAACCGTGGCCATGAGAACTTTTGTGGGTTGTGTCTGCACATTGACCAGCAGCGTGGT GAACCTATCCGTGCTTATGGCTCTCGATGGCGAGCCAGGCTGGGTGTGCCTGATGTGTTGTAATAGTGATATCCTCTTCAGTGCAATTGTCATCCAATGGGTCACCTCCCGCGACAGCACTAGCTCGGCGGCCTCTACTGATTCTGTCAGCGGAGGAGCATCTCGACCACGAAGTcagcacaacaaccacactAGTCACGGGGGAGAGGAGTTGGCCGGTCTCGACAACAGCCATCACCGCTGCAACGTTAACAACCGGCAGAAGGATTCTCTCGAGGGGGATAAGAAACAACAAGCGAGAAACAAGTCGCTGAACAGAAAAGGCCTCGTGTCATCCACCGATGCCATCGTTGCAGACGCTGCCGAGATGTCGATCAACCACGCCGAgtttggaggggatggggatgtctCGCCGCGAAGTACAGAGGTCAACACGGTGTGTTATGATGATGGTAGGGACAAGGAAACCAACAGGAGGCCGTACACGAGCGGTTCGCTGACCAgaacgacgacaaccacgacgacgaaCAACCCgcacgacgacgatggcgctgctgctggaaggTTCCCCCGTCTGCCGCCGGCGCTGGCAACATCAACCGTCCGGCACCACACCTCAGAAGTTAGAGTCGACGTTGATTACGGCGCGACGAGTCTGAGTAGCCGCGAGATTGccgatggggaggaggctagGTTGGGGAACAGCATTGTGATTGGGTCTGGGACGAGCGTGTGCGGTGTGACGGATGTCACTGGGGGCGGGAGGTGGACAAAACAACCGCCGGCTTGGAGTCCGGGAACGGGGCCGGGGCTTTAG
- a CDS encoding hypothetical protein (COG:S; EggNog:ENOG503PCKP), whose protein sequence is MASPSPSTTPNPSLVTNVQALRNFLATIGPSSSIYVDLEGTNLGRGGTLDLITVLVPPDRKVRIIDVKAMGNQAFTTPSKKDDNVTLKSILEDPSIRKYLWDVRNDADALKSLYHVAISGVIDLQLLENLTRQGNSFYVTGLDKAVENDLRLDQQEQIEWKKTKEDIRKRMASGDSGIFSTRPFTTPKYHSIHAQGGTVDDLPAPEEKKTSGGAKAETNGHAAPITAEEGEIDESVPMDESDETSHPAISDVQHSADANKVGGGLSGGQPAAPLGPGPGPQVLLGSVQDEELKKLLMSWYYAGYYTGLYEGKQQGLKQAQQQDKSS, encoded by the exons AtggcatcaccatctccttcaacaacccccaacccttcaTTGGTCACCAATGTTCAAGCTCTGCGGAACTTCCTCGCCACCATTGGCCCTTCCTCTAGCATTTATGTCGATCTCGAAGGCACAAACCTCGGCCGCGGGGGAACCTTGGATCTAATCACCGTGCTGGTCCCCCCCGATCGGAAAGTTCGCATCATCGATGTCAAGGCAATGGGAAACCAAGCCTTCACCACTCCGTCGAAAAAAGACGACAATGTGACCTTGAAGTCGATTCTGGAAGACCCATCCATCCGCAAGTACCTGTGGGACGTACGCAATGACGCCGACGCTTTGAAATCACTGTACCATGTTGCTATCTCTGGGGTTATCGACCTCCAGTTGCTCGAGAATCTCACCCGCCAAGGTAATAGTTTTTACGTCACCGGCTTGGACAAAGCCGTCGAGAACGATTTACGACTTGATCAGCAGGAGCAAATCGAATGGAAAAAAACGAAAGAGGATATTCGCAAGCGCATGGCTTCAGGCGACTCAGGCATCTTCTCTACTCGACCGTTCACGACGCCG AAATATCACAGCATTCACGCCCAAGGAGGCACAGTAGACGATCTTCCAGCccccgaggagaagaa GACATCCGGCGGTGCCAAAGCTGAAACAAATGGCCATGCAGCACCTATCACagcagaggaaggggagatcGACGAGAGCGTCCCAATGGACGAGAGCGACGAAACATCGCACCCAGCAATCTCGGATGTCCAACACTCCGCAGATGCGAACAAG gttggaggtgggctATCTGGAGGCCAGCCTGCGGCGCCGTTGGGGCCAGGACCAGGACCGCAAGTGTTGCTTGGATCAG TCCAAGATGAGGAGCTCAAAAAGCTGCTGATGTCTTGGTATTATGCAG GGTATTACACGGGCTTGTACGAGGGAAAGCAGCAAGGGCTCAAACAggcccagcagcaagacaaAAGTTCTTGA
- a CDS encoding hypothetical protein (EggNog:ENOG503NVDZ; COG:M), with the protein MTDAPRQSSSSSSSFFRRPSFVQPFQALYFLMIQRGNPHPRKKVAVVGSGVAGIGALWALNRSPHDVYIFEAADRLGGHAHTVEFTRGKYKTLVDAGFMVMNEATYPNFLNFLRRMKVETAPAEMSFSVSRDQGRFEWASLNRDAFFCQRSNYFSPRMWRLVFDIWRFDKFALDVLRAEKPTEETIGEYLEREGYSTKFKDDYLTPITASLWNTSPEKCALDFPVATLIRFMWNHHFLASTSKNPQWLTLNSGSKSYIDAVMKGFPSNHVRLNSKVISITPERDGRLRLHTLHPTGGKSEVFDHVILATHGDQALSIIRDSATEAEDSILRSFQTSTNEVFLHSDLSLMPERYEAWTSFNYLSRSSPMTGSGHIDQVCLTYNMNILQEIPRAAFGDVLVTLNPLHKPDPKTIQGRYTYRHTIFNKSVLAAQERLPEIQNTRGISYAGAWTRQGTHEDGFSSGLRVAVEHLGANIPFEFEESTLARGERPRYSLWDYVIRFLIWLVQVLFLAVIDKIAGGLTTTRRRLVSRVGAKGTALNGRVKVHEKDL; encoded by the exons ATGACCGACGCTCCCCGtcagtcttcttcttcatcgtcctcgttCTTTCGTCGTCCCTCTTTTGTTCAGCCGTTTCAGGCACTCTACTTCCTCATGATTCAACGAGGGAACCCCCATCCGCGTAAGaaggtggccgtggtgggcaGTGGTGTAGCGGGCATCGGTGCGCTGTGGGCGTTGAACCGGAGCCCTCATGATGTGTACATCTTTGAGGCCGCTGACCGCCTGGGCGGTCATGCTCACACGGTGGAGTTCACGAGGGGAAAGTACAAGACTTTGGTCGATGCTGGGTTTATGGTCATGAATGAAGCTACATACC CAAACTTTTTGAACTTTCTTAGGAGGATGAAGGTGGAAACCGCGCCCGCTGAGATGTCCTTCTCGGTGTCCCGAGACCAAGGGCGCTTCGAGTGGGCCAGCCTGAACAGAGATGCGTTCTTCTGCCAGCGAAGCAACTACTTCTCACCTAGAATGTGGAGATTGGTCTTTGACATTTGGCGCTTTGACAAGTTTGCGCTGGACGTCTTGCGCGCCGAGAAGCCAACTGAGGAGACCATTGGGGAGTACCTCGAAAGGGAGGGCTACTCAACCAAGTTCAAGGATGACTATCTCACCCCCATCACGGCGAGTCTCTGGAACACCAGCCCGGAGAAATGCGCACTCGACTTCCCCGTCGCCACACTCATTCGCTTCAT GTGGAACCACCACTTCCTCgcctcaacctccaagaACCCACAATGGCTCACCCTCAACAGCGGTTCAAAGTCCTACATCGACGCCGTCATGAAGGGCTTCCCATCCAACCACGTCCGCCTGAACAGCAAggtcatctccatcacccctGAGCGGGACGGCAGGTTGAGACTTCACACCCTCCACCCAACCGGCGGCAAGTCGGAGGTATTCGACCATgtcatcctcgccacccACGGCGACCAAgccctctccatcatccgGGACTCGGCAACCGAAGCAGAGGATTCCATTCTGCGATCCTTCCAGACCTCCACGAACGAGGTCTTTTTGCATTCTGACCTCTCTCTTATGCCAGAGCGGTACGAAGCCTGGACATCATTCAACTACCTTTCCCGGTCCTCCCCCATGACCGGCTCGGGCCACATTGACCAGGTCTGCCTCACATACAACATGAACATCCTCCAGGAAATCCCCCGCGCGGCCTTTGGGGACGTCCTCGTCACCCTCAACCCGCTGCACAAGCCCGACCCGAAGACCATCCAGGGGAGGTACACATACCGGCACACAATCTTCAACAAGTCCGTCCTCGCGGCCCAGGAACGCCTCCCCGAGATCCAAAACACGCGCGGGATTTCTTATGCGGGAGCCTGGACGAGACAAGGCACCCACGAAGATGGCTTCAGCTCCGGCCTCCgcgtggccgtcgagcacctcgGCGCGAACATCCCCTTTGAGTTCGAGGAGTCCACCCTCGCCAGGGGGGAAAGGCCGAGGTACTCGCTCTGGGACTACGTCATCCGGTTCCTCATCTGGCTCGTCCAGgtccttttccttgccgTCATTGACAAGATTGCTGGTGGACTCACCACGACCCGTCGTAGGTTGGTGTCGAGGGTAGGAGCCAAGGGCACTGCTCTGAACGGACGGGTGAAGGTTCACGAAAAGGACTTGTGA
- a CDS encoding hypothetical protein (COG:S; EggNog:ENOG503P2U0) — protein MKFSTTAILGMAPLAFAKSVHNVAPAKRDGHLQKGHESVKISDEQLAELTRLIGVHKPSHGNINFLWVNIGGGAPTTVVGQASTVTVTETVKHEATPPPAVVTGEPGTPVEQPPPDAVVGAGGATHSVTVGGPQGLAFSPQELKASVGDTVIFTFLSQNHTATQSAFDTPCDPLDGGMDSGFQANANNTVNPPPQVAMQVMVDTPLWFYCRQGNHCGKGMVFSINPTAEKTHAMFQSLAIQQKGNGAGGAITGNAPAPDPNAPPAAPPAGTETAPPAANTGLVPGVGKIGADGSCSCVVQCSFGGFPNVAVQGRDSFGGYGGAVPMAMVGAAPAAPAKKFRA, from the exons ATGAAGTTCTCTACAACAGCGATCTTGGGCATGGCCCCCCTTGCCTTTGCGAAGTCGGTTCACAACGTTGCTCCCGCGAAGAGAGATGGACATTTGCAAAAGGGTCACGAGAGCGTCAAGATTTCCGACGAGCAGCTCGCTGAGCTCACCCGCCTCATCGGTGTCCACAAGCCCAGCCACGGCAACATCAACTTCCTCTGGGTCaacattggtggtggtgccccTACCACTGTTGTTGGACAGGCCTCGACCGTAACCGTCACCGAGACCGTCAAGCACGAggccacccctcctcccgccgtCGTCACCGGCGAGCCCGGCACCCCCGTCGAGCAACCCCCTCCCGAtgccgttgttggtgccgGCGGTGCTACTCACAGCGTCACCGTCGGTGGCCCTCAAGGTCTTGCCTTCAGCCCCCAGGAGCTCAAGGCTTCCGTTGGCGATACCGtcatcttcaccttcctcagCCAAAACCACACTGCCACTCAGTCTGCCTTCGACACTCCTTGCGACCCTCTTGACGGTGGTATGGACTCTGGTTTCCAggccaacgccaacaacaccgtcaacccccctccccaggtCGCTATGCAAGTGATGGTTGACACTCCTCTTT GGTTCTACTGCCGCCAGGGCAACCACTGCGGAAAGGGCATGGTtttctccatcaaccccaccgCCGAGAAGACCCACGCCATGTTCCAGTCCCTCGCCATCCAGCAGAAGGGTAACGGTGCCGGCGGTGCCATCACCGGCAAcgctcccgctcccgacCCGAacgctcctcctgctgctccccccGCCGGCACTGAGACTGCTCCCCCTGCTGCCAACACTGGCCTCGTCCCCGGCGTCGGCAAGATCGGTGCCGACGGCTCTTGCTCTTGCGTCGTCCAGTGCAGCTTCGGTGGCTTCCCCAACGTTGCCGTCCAAGGGAGGGATTCCTTCGGCGGCTACGGTGGTGCCGTCCCCATGGCCATGGTCGGCGCCGCTCCTGCCGCCCCTGCCAAGAAGTTCAGGGCTTAA